The sequence ACCTGCACACATTACACAACAGGAGCGCTGTCGGTACGTTTGGGGAGCAAACGTGTAGAAATTAGgttgaaatatatatttcaattcACTTTACTGTACGATAAACGTTTTCAGAATGAGTCCGTAATAGTCGATTTGATATAAAAATAGCCGGACAGGCAAAATATCATGTTGCACTTACAGCCATAGGAAGTGAATGGGCTGAGAATAGAATCACGACATCGTCCCTTTTTGCTTCAGGAAACTTCAGCAGCTCATTACTGACGTGTTCTGCAAAACACTGTGCATACGCACACAAAAGGCAATTATtattcgcaaaaaaaaaaaaaaaagcagcgttCCTCTACTAAAATGACATAATGAGGCTTGCAACCACTTTCTACTAACTCGTTACTATGACAACTTTGTGCCTAAATGAAATGGTTTTAATCATTTGCCCTGTTCTTTCTGCCCCATTAGTGTGTGtacatgtgtgcgtgcgtgtctaaCCTCCACCAGCAGAGGGTGTGTGGGCCAACGGTCAATGACACTCCAACTCATTTTTGGCCTGTCGCCTCGGTTTCTATAGTAACGGTAGATGGCGTTTAAACTGCTACCTGTTTAAAGGACAACAAAGAATCACATTAAGAACACAAATATAGTTTAATATTGCTAATAAAATCTTATTAGTTGTAGTTTTATCACCAAAAGCAAAGCTATTGTTGAATTTATTGTTGATCAGTAATTGGCTGCTATCTGGTggtgttaaattttttttaaataaaaacatttcatcaAAACAGAATTTAGCAAAAGGGTGAATATCACCGTAAGGTGCCTTTGAAGCTTCCCCATTTCACGTCCCAAATATTTAGAGATTTTCCATTTAACTTCGTAATAATTGTATGAAATACagcatatgctttaaaaaatgtaaaatgtcaagctcctacacttaaaaaaaacaaaaacaaaaaaacaattgtacacaaaaacaacatcatATGCGAGATAactgacagggtggacaatgACAGGGGTGGGCATTTTTGGCTAATAGCATTTTATGATCACATGGTTGGCTTCCACTTTGCAACATGCTTCAGTCAGCAAGCTTAAAGTATACTGTTAAACAAATGtactttgaatttctgattatttgttttcttttcttttcaatcaaCTGGTATTTTCGATGACAGAGTGGACATTTTAAGAACGCTTGACAACAACATCCAAACTAAAGACATATAATATGATTTAAATTGCTAAATGtaagtgaaaatgtttgctCTACATCTAGCTTCAATTGAAGAAAGACAAAACATTGGTCATGGTTAgagatagactttttttttttttttaaggtcgatatcaattattagtagtcaaggacccAATATTCACTTTCACTAAAAGGGGAACTATTGCCGTCAATATTTTAGAAAATACAAACTTTGACTTTGTTGAAATATCTTATAGTGTATGTTCTTTAAACAACTTTTCAGATTGATttgcaaaatgatttttttttttttttttttttaaatcttagatgatagacatctttgttttgaaATTCTAGCAAAACCGTTCTGTTTGGCCACCTTTTATTGTAGTAAACCATGCAACACTGCATTAGCGTggtgcattatgggaaaataaaCATGTCAACGACAGACGACGCGCGTCTGTGACCTGTGGTGGAGCAGCTGTACTGAGGATATTGTGTGAAGGCCACTGCTCGGTCCACTCCGTCTTTCTCCATCTCCTCGATGGCCTCCTCGGTCAGCGGGTGGACATACCGGAACCCGATGTAGAACTTGTGAGGGGCTgatgagaaagaaaagaaatgagATGTCAAGTTAAcactatacgttttttatgggtATGGAGGACAGGAAGACTGCCTGGGACAAGTTATCCGCAACATCAGTTTTGAATTTGGTTGCCAGTCGTCAGTTTATTTCTAACTGATCTTCGGCTCCAGTTTGTGTTATCAGTGAGGTGTGAAGCAGGCGTGTGAGCGACCACTCCTTCAACGTGGTGCTATCTTCAGTGTGCACCCGAAGACTGCTGCTGATGCAGACAACAAGTCTGAAACTATTATTTCAGTAGATGTAATTTCACAGTCGTTCAACCAACTACTGCAGCTAGTCTGAACCCGAGTTCAAGTTATTGTGGTCCAGAATTTAGCATATAGGGGTGTcaattttttaatcgtaattaaatcacatgacttcaatatgcgtgtagaataaaatattgtacaataaaatattttttgtttatacatacaagtggaaaaaaatttaattaattgaaatatggctgcatcttttagtcattgatacagtaatttcataataattcataaatttgagttaaaattaaaaagatgcactgtaaaaaacaaatgtgatattgatttgtgttgaggtaatttttctgccactagatggcataattataTTTGgtagacattggtgacagctcagtgcatttttgttttcatattaagagctatttaatcttgaacatgaagtaacttgtgaaattctgcaaatTTCTAAAATTGTGAAATTCAACTTGACCCAAATCTCTACAAATATCTgcattattataatatttattactgctaaatttttaaATAGACCTGTCTGCTAtacgaaaaaaaattgtggcattaaaggaactataAATGAACTTGTgatttaatgcactaattttgacaaccctaattatattatattatatattaggggcgtttgaaaaaaatcaatttggcgatatatcgcgatattaaatccTGCAATTCTCGAATGGATTCGATATGTGACTGAATcgatattaaaacatttttttatggaaatattcaacaaaaggtcttacttagggttagggttcacactttaagcatggaagaatgttatatgaatggaacataacgccttaatatttttatttcaatgctgttcaaacatgaaacagattgcaacagatcgtttgttaaatacagatGCTCACTGTTGTAAGActgaagttttagataaataaatacattttcaaacaaatcttacagtgcacATGTAGAAGTTTACAGATTAGTATTTTATAAATTTgggtaaaaaatttttttttttttaaataaaaaaataaaaaataaataattttttttatatatatatatatatatatatatatatatatatatatatatatatatatatatatatataattatatatataattatatatatatatatataattatatatatatatatatatatatatatatataattatatatagaattatatatatataattatatatatatatatataattatatatagaattatatatatatatatatatatatcgcaaTAACCGACAtagattcatatcgggattattcggtatcgaatcgaatagtGACATGAATCGAATCagcaggtactaggcaatttacacccctattatatatgatattacagtatatacaatgtGATATGATATGATGATATACATAAGAATACATGGAGCCTGCTTTTTTGGCCACATGTAAAAATGAATTTCTTTCTTTGGGAACATGATAGGCTAAATGGCAACAGCTTCTTATAAATAAATGAGCTGTATGGCTGCTGGCTCTCACCAGTCTCAGGGCTCATTTCGTCCAACAGCTTGACCATGCCCTCTCCCTGCATGGCGGTCCAGCGTTTGATAGGCGAGCCTCCTCCAATCTTACTATACTGCTCCTGGATCTTTGGCGTGCGGCGCTTGGCGATGAATGGGCCGAGCTTACTGTGGGGCACAGAACGACAATAAATTACACATAATATAATGTACATTACAAACAGTGAATCCTTTCACACTATTGGTCCAAATCGGACATTATAAAAGATGAAATCCACTTTGAGTCACATGAACACAAAACTGCTTTCTGTCTTTCAAGGTTGCATCCTGCGGTCCTGAAATGAACACTGCGTCCAAGAAACACAATCTTGATCAACCTTGAGTTACAATGAGGCACACAATGCAGAGGAACCGTCACCTTGTATCTGTTGTAACTGAATATAAAATCAGTAATGTATTGcgcttaaaaacatattttacaaatgCTTTCGACTACATTTCGTACTTCTGTACTGGCAGTTTCATCAAGTCTGTGTCCATGAAGAGCCTCAACAGGAAGTCGTGTACGTCTTCGAGTTTCTCGGGTCCTCCCATGTTCAGCATTAGGATGCCTGTCTTGGGTTTCCTGCACAACAAGTTCAAAAGCAGGAATTAAAGTGAGTCGATATCATTATATCACCTCCCCAGgaagaggagggaaaaaaaataataataataataataacttattGGTAATATATTTGCATGGTACAATAACTCACAACATTCGatttaacaaatatttaaatCGCCACCCAAAAGTTTCTTTAACtgtaaaaaacaattatatacgttaaaattttctatttttacttcCTCTCTTGTGTTGCGAAATGAGGTCATCCAACTCCAACCTCCATAGATCCCCAGGTGGGATACAATATAATAGAGGTTTCTTATTGCTTGGGACCTCAGCTACCAACAGACACGTGAAATGACAATTACGCAACTTTGTCTATAATTATCAGAGAAAACTTCAAATGGTGATGCAatcatttaaaattaatttagtaGTAAAAtgctatttgtgtgtgtgcgcatgcttTTCACCTATTGTCTTGTGTTTCTGGCGTCGCGTTATGGGCCAAAGCCGCAACAGTGGCACGAGTCCTCATGCTTAGACTGACACTGCTCCTGGCAACTGCAGAagatcaaaataaaattaatctgACATATCAGTTACTCAGTAAAATATGTCAACTTACAGCACTTTATAGTCACTTTCTATTTCAAACTATGCATATGGAGAAaacagtctttaaaaaaaaaaaaaaaaaaaaaaaaaaaaaaaaatcctaaatggGTGTTGGACAAATATTTCTATGTACGTGGCAtagctcaagtggtagagtAGCTGTCTGCCATGTTGAAAGTTGTGGGATCGTTCTTCAAaccttgagtgatttttttttttttttcaatattttaccctcttccaagtgtaaaatttactctgtttGAAATGGGGGACCTATTctagtttttaaataataataataataataataataataaagatttttattattaagtgAAATTTACTCTAggaaatgtactgtatattttgttttatgggACTgtaccagtgttaattttgacaagaaatttcaatttagttttagttatagtcttgactaaaattaatgaaagtGTTAGTCGTAATTTAGTCATCCGATTGtacttttaatccaattttagtcgacaaaaataaagagcaattttagttgacgaaaaaaaaagagcaattttactcgactaaattgacagtttagtcgatattttccttcagcatacatttcaacttttatacagaaaattacaaCACACCAACTGTAGTTTACTAGAATGCAAGACATTTAATACAACGGTGTCTTTGTTTCCATGAagcatgttgaactgacaataatagaacttaagtttttaactttttaagtgttcacctaaacaaaaaaaaaattgcataattgcttgacattaattttacagctgcacaatgaatgtaaatgtgtttgaacaataaataaagtgcagtgaacactgaacagtttctgatTGGTTCTTCAACTAGCGTTTCgatccttctgattggattgtgtgaattttcatcactgtgatgttttcattttagttttagtcattgacgaaattgtcagttaATTTTAGTTGTCGTTATAGTCTAAATGAATGGCTtccattttagttttcgtttaatttttttctgaaaaaaaaaaaaaaaatgtgacgaaAATGATGCCGAAAATTTTTCAGCGATGAAATTATCACTGGactgtactgtacagtacaggcttccccaatcctggcattcgagggccgcagtcctgcagggaTAATGTTTtcatcctccaacacacctgattctaaACATCATGATCGTTattaggcttctgcagagcttgctgattagctgattatAGGTATCAGCTGTGTTGCAGTATGGTAACATCTAAAACTTGCATGTCTACTGCCATCGGGGGACCAGTATTGGGGAAGCATACTACACAATCGAAGAAGCAGACCATATAGCCTGGTGCTTCACACTATTCCtttttcaattaattgatttgtCTGGAAGAATGTTTGTCATCACACCCTGGACTCGTTGCCGGTCAATCACAgagtacacaaacacacaaaaaatgcacactcacacctatggacagttTACAATCTTCAATTAGACTcatacatgtttttggaatgtcagAGGGAGCTGTAATATCCAGAGAAACGTTGTTTTGTTGACTGTTGACAGGCCCTTAGGTGGTGCGACAATCAGCGGTAATTTTTACTTTACTGTTCTACACAcaatctctgaaaaaaaaaaaaaaacatttctcatgCTGCAATACCCTAAAAGGCCGCTAGGGTGCAGATTGGGATTATGCAAGTTTAAAATGCCGAAATTGTGTAACTCAGACGAAATGCGCCAATGAGTAAATTATAACGTTTCTGGTTAAAACAGACAGTACTCAGAAGAGGATATTGAAATCAAGATGTACTTTTAAATTACGCCAAGGTAACAGTGAACATTAAAAACACACTCGTGTTGAGCTGCCGTTAAAGGCAAACTCAATTTGAAGTTAGCGACGAACGGAAATATAAATcttgtttacaaaaataaaacaattattaaGAATGGCCTATGATTTTAAACTTATAATAGCGTTGGAACAACGTAAATGGACAACAATGtgaatcacaaaaaatatttaaaaataattagagGCCTTAAAAACGTAGATTTACAGAGACGCAAATTActgttacaaacattttttttttaattctggaaAGTGCTAACCGGAAATAGAGCGTCTTTAACCATTTAACTTGCCACTGATTTATGAAACTGACGCCAATGTCAATGATGTGTAATTTACTCTATGCAAGGCTACACAATTCATTACCTGTAACTCTACCTAGGCTACACCGCAGACGCAACAGTAGTTTACTCCGTTGAAATGTGTGTACATAAATAGCAACTCGTATGTCTATACATAGACCGTCCGCGCTAACTTAGCTCGGTAGTACTACTCACATTGGATCAAGCGACCGGCGTTGCCCAGGACTGTCATTATGACAGTTTCCAATTTTTATGGCCCCTCAAGAAACACGCTGACAAATAAGTCGTGCACTTCTGGTCTCTTCAACTGTTCCCGCGAGTGTTTCCTCCTCCCGCGTATTTCGCCGTCCTATATGTCAACGAGATTCCTTCAGCTATCGCATCCAGCTGGCTGTGTCTCAACAATGTCAAGTTCGGCGGCATGGTTATTACTTCCGGATATTATTTTAACGTAAAGACTGCTCCAAAATGTCTTGTTTACATGTtcttcgttattttttttttctctcccccaaaTAACGAATGTATATGCCGTACTAACAGGATTGTGTATTCTTACTGTGTAGGTTGAAATTTAAAAGGAAGTGGAAACAAAGTTGCTTAGTATTAcagttgaaatgaaaataaatggaaTATTCTACACGCAAAGCGGAattcttttattgtattttaatggTTAAAAAAAGCACCTGTTCgtttcggttttttttttcatctattgTTTAAACTTTATTTTCCGGGTAAATAGTGTCACTTCCGTTTAACAACGACCTCTAGCTTGACAACGTGATGTAAATCAATTACGTTTTGCTACGTCACCCTACTCCAAAACATAGCGCCACCCTCACTGCTTGCTTGTAGTCGACACGCCCACTGACTTCACAGTTATGTATGTTTACAATGTGGAGATCGTTTGTGTAAATTACCATTTATGTTCTAACTAAAATGCAAATTTATATAGTGTTCGTTTAAGCATAAATATATACACGCACTTTAGTAATTGTACGTATATTCGCGTGCCTCGATTTTACGTTTGTTTTATATTCTACCGGTTTTTCTTGATCTACTTGAAGCACTTCCTTCTTTCTGTAGTCTTTCTTACTGTCATACACGTGAAAACGAGAAATGTATGCCATACAAGTCCAAACACGTGTCGAAATACCACATGGTAGAATGCTATTACATCACCATTTGCATTGTctactgccatctactggttaTCGTTATTCATAACACAAGCCTAAAATGCACTCTTTGTTCATTTCTATGACTTTCTGCAACTCGTCCAGTCTCTATCTGCAACAACCTGCTGCTGACACAGAGTGGCCACCAACTGAACCAGGAAATGTATTGGAGGTCCTTTCATGATGAAACACCCGTTGTGAATTGTGTCATTTAGTTCCTATTTAGGAACCACAAGTTTTGCAAAACGTATTGAAACTgttttacatttgcatttaactTTAGAGAAGATCAAATTATATGTTCATAACATCAACAGCATAGTTTAATCAAATAGTcaagagtttttttgtgtgtgtgttttcattatCTCAAGTTGTTTCACTAAATGAGTAACACACCAAACCCTAGAATAATTACTCAGTTTGTTTGCATCATTTTATTTAAGTACGTAACCGTAATCACCTGATTCACCAGTAGCAGCCCCGACTTTTGTTCATTTCCTTGCAAGACAGTAATCAAATGTTCTTCAGCACTTCAAAATTGCCAATGTTACTATAGTGATTTTAAGTGATTCCCAACTATGAATAAACAGCATCATCAATACCCGTGTGCAATGTGTATTTTCTTGCCACACCTCCTCCAATATGTTCTTATATCAAAACCAGAGACATTTGTTCTGTAAACAATCCAAAGACACAAGAAAATGTTGCCAGTTTTTCCTCCTTGGATATTTGGACAGGAGAGGAAAATTTGACAAACaattgctaaaaacaaaacaaacaaaaaacactgagtCTTGTTGCCACTTGGTACTAACCATATTGTAGAATAATCGCAAAGCTTCAGTCCGAGCACAGACAGAGCTAGAAAGATTACATTTAAGGCAGGGAACGATCAAGCACATTCAGTATTTCACAATTACGgggaaatgtgtttgtttgttgtcgACAGCGCAAGTAGACATGATTAAGCTAACGTGATTGCACTTTTGCGGGGACATAATCAGAAGCGTGGATGAGCACCATATTGGGAACCAGTAATGAAGCTGGCAACAGAAAAACACCGGGACAAATCTATAATTCTGCTGTGTTTGATTCAATATTGACGTTTACATAATGGTCAGAGtgaatgtgtgcgtgtttaGGGCCGGCAGCGCTGGATGAATCTTGGGTAAAGGCAGACGTCTCGGATGTGGTGTCTGTTCAGCAGCCAGGTGAGGAAACGCTCCAGACCAAGACCGTAACCACCGTGAGGACACGTGCCATACTTCCTCTGAAtggtaacataaaaaaaattcatatcaAGTAGGAAAAAtgctcaattaactcatttgctcccaaaaacgtataaatacgttatattttaaatgttttaagaaacccaaaaacgtgtttatatatatattttttttaatactagttttttgatgcagcctctcaactgcagagaatgggtgaagcaatggtagtaaatacaaaaacaggcaacaggtggcagcagagtataagagatcaaccgcggccatgttgaaaacaagctgatttccccataattctgaacagatttgtaaatgataataaaacttagctaaattctaatgctaattgctgcaaaacagaaacagatagaaatatcctttttttttcctgatgaaagaa comes from Festucalex cinctus isolate MCC-2025b chromosome 15, RoL_Fcin_1.0, whole genome shotgun sequence and encodes:
- the fech gene encoding ferrochelatase, mitochondrial; the encoded protein is MTVLGNAGRLIQFARSSVSLSMRTRATVAALAHNATPETQDNRKPKTGILMLNMGGPEKLEDVHDFLLRLFMDTDLMKLPVQNKLGPFIAKRRTPKIQEQYSKIGGGSPIKRWTAMQGEGMVKLLDEMSPETAPHKFYIGFRYVHPLTEEAIEEMEKDGVDRAVAFTQYPQYSCSTTGSSLNAIYRYYRNRGDRPKMSWSVIDRWPTHPLLVECFAEHVSNELLKFPEAKRDDVVILFSAHSLPMAVVNRGDPYPQEVGATVQRVMERLGHCNPYRLVWQSRVGPMPWLGPQTDEVIKGLCERGKKNLLLVPIAFTSDHIETLHELDIEYGQVLGEECGVENLRRAESLNGNPLFMKALAELVQSHLKSKEPCSRQLTLRCPLCTNPTCGETKAFFASQKLS